From a region of the Streptomyces venezuelae genome:
- a CDS encoding PadR family transcriptional regulator, which translates to MALRHAVLAALLDGEFSGYELAKSFDIGVANFWHALPQQLYAELAKLEKEGLVEGREVVQETRPNKRLFRVTEAGRTELEEFAAAPLKSSVIRDDLLVKVQTADRIGIEPVIAQLEARAVAADAKIELLGRVLRKMRGDMDEDEFLLHGERIGGYLTGLRGLAFEQGHRDWCRRSAAILKERLTRAER; encoded by the coding sequence ATGGCTTTGCGACATGCCGTACTGGCGGCGCTGCTGGACGGCGAGTTCAGCGGCTACGAGCTGGCGAAGTCCTTCGACATCGGCGTGGCGAACTTCTGGCACGCGCTGCCCCAGCAGCTGTACGCCGAGTTGGCCAAGCTGGAGAAGGAAGGGCTGGTCGAAGGCCGCGAGGTGGTCCAGGAGACCCGGCCCAACAAGCGTCTCTTCCGGGTCACCGAGGCCGGCCGCACCGAACTGGAGGAGTTCGCCGCGGCCCCGCTGAAGTCCTCCGTCATCCGTGACGACCTCCTCGTCAAGGTCCAGACCGCCGACCGGATCGGCATCGAGCCGGTGATCGCACAGCTGGAGGCGCGTGCGGTCGCCGCCGACGCCAAGATCGAGCTGCTCGGCCGGGTGCTGCGCAAGATGCGCGGCGACATGGACGAGGACGAGTTCCTGCTGCACGGCGAGCGGATCGGCGGATACCTCACCGGTCTGCGCGGCCTCGCCTTCGAACAGGGACACCGCGACTGGTGCCGCCGGAGCGCGGCGATCCTGAAGGAGAGACTGACCCGTGCCGAACGGTGA
- a CDS encoding sensor histidine kinase, with product MRRSLAGVALAVTSMVALSFLIPLGALVMSLVKEQSVTAAEQRAAALAPVLTLTTDPSALRESAAGLDSAEHLVVHLPDAQSLGDSQAPVKLLERAQQGRESISQKTPGGWICLQPVVLPGDRVAVIENFVPDEELTRGVKASWAVMFLLAVGLVGGSVLVADRLGAKVVRSSKKLAQASHTLGQGNLDTRVEPMGPKELRDAGVAFNAMAHRMTELLAIERELVADLSHRLRTPLTALHLASERMAGTPESARVEAAVHALESELQAIITAARTPLAVGPMGHGMRSADTGTGPQATGPGPAAECPRGEAADVVRRRTAFWAVLAEQQNRTCSLDLTQEPTAVSLSDDDIAAVVDALIGNVFSHTPPGTAFGVRVARTAQAVELVVEDSGPGIPEPDRALSRGSSSGSSGLGLDIARRAAAVTGGTMRIARGPRGGAHITVVFALAPPLRSERGPRGSRRRAGWWPRKR from the coding sequence GTGAGACGCTCACTGGCGGGAGTCGCGCTCGCCGTGACGTCGATGGTCGCCCTCTCCTTCCTCATACCCCTCGGCGCCCTCGTGATGTCGCTGGTCAAGGAACAGAGCGTCACCGCGGCCGAGCAGCGCGCCGCGGCCCTCGCACCCGTGCTCACGCTCACCACGGATCCGTCCGCGCTGCGGGAATCCGCCGCCGGACTCGACTCGGCCGAGCACCTGGTCGTCCATCTTCCCGACGCCCAGAGCCTCGGCGACTCCCAGGCCCCCGTGAAACTGCTCGAACGGGCCCAGCAAGGACGCGAGTCCATCTCGCAGAAGACTCCCGGCGGATGGATCTGCCTGCAGCCCGTGGTGCTCCCCGGTGACCGGGTCGCCGTCATCGAGAACTTCGTCCCCGACGAGGAACTGACCCGTGGGGTCAAGGCCTCCTGGGCGGTCATGTTCCTGCTCGCGGTCGGCCTGGTCGGCGGGTCGGTGCTGGTCGCGGACCGGCTCGGAGCCAAGGTCGTCCGGTCCTCCAAGAAGCTCGCCCAGGCCTCGCACACCCTCGGCCAGGGCAATCTGGACACCCGGGTGGAGCCCATGGGGCCCAAGGAGCTCCGCGACGCGGGCGTCGCCTTCAACGCCATGGCCCACCGCATGACGGAACTGCTCGCCATCGAGCGCGAACTGGTCGCCGACCTGTCCCACCGGCTGCGCACCCCGCTGACCGCCCTGCACCTGGCATCGGAGCGGATGGCCGGCACCCCGGAGTCGGCCAGGGTCGAGGCGGCGGTGCACGCGCTGGAGTCGGAGCTCCAGGCCATCATCACCGCGGCACGGACACCGCTCGCCGTGGGCCCGATGGGCCACGGCATGCGCAGTGCGGACACGGGTACGGGCCCGCAGGCGACCGGGCCGGGCCCGGCGGCCGAGTGCCCCCGGGGCGAGGCAGCCGACGTCGTGCGGCGCCGGACCGCCTTCTGGGCGGTCCTGGCGGAGCAGCAGAACCGGACCTGCTCCCTCGACCTGACCCAGGAGCCCACGGCCGTCAGCCTCAGCGACGACGACATCGCCGCCGTGGTGGACGCGCTCATCGGCAACGTCTTCAGCCACACCCCGCCCGGCACCGCGTTCGGGGTCCGCGTCGCCCGTACCGCCCAGGCGGTGGAACTGGTCGTGGAGGACTCCGGGCCGGGCATTCCGGAACCGGACCGGGCCCTGTCCCGCGGGAGCAGCTCGGGCTCCTCGGGGCTCGGCCTCGACATCGCCCGCAGGGCCGCGGCCGTCACAGGCGGCACGATGCGCATCGCCCGGGGCCCGCGGGGAGGCGCGCACATCACCGTGGTCTTCGCACTGGCACCGCCCCTGCGGTCCGAGCGCGGACCGCGCGGCTCACGCAGACGCGCCGGCTGGTGGCCGCGCAAGCGATGA
- a CDS encoding SGNH/GDSL hydrolase family protein, with translation MPNGEYLRYVALGDSQTEGLGDGDDTVGLRGFADRFAEHLTAANPSLLYANLAVRGRLAGQVRAEQLGPALELRPDVATVVAGVNDILRPRFDAAEVAGHLEEMFAALTAAGAHVATVTFPDLSVLVPLARPVAPRIADLNDRIRAAAARHQVAVAETARPVAVTDPRMWTTDRLHASPVGHERIAAALAHAVGLPGSDDTWTHPLPPRPAAPGGSTVAAELRWAAAFLGPWLGRRLRGRSSGDGRTAKRPALLPLATAADRADSPGA, from the coding sequence GTGCCGAACGGTGAGTACCTGCGCTACGTCGCCCTGGGCGACAGTCAGACCGAGGGCCTCGGCGACGGGGACGACACCGTGGGCCTGCGCGGCTTCGCCGACCGGTTCGCCGAACACCTCACCGCCGCGAACCCCTCTCTCCTGTACGCCAATCTGGCCGTCCGGGGTCGTCTCGCCGGGCAGGTCCGCGCCGAGCAGCTGGGCCCCGCCCTGGAGCTCCGCCCCGACGTGGCCACCGTCGTCGCCGGGGTCAACGACATCCTGCGGCCCCGGTTCGACGCCGCGGAGGTCGCCGGGCACCTGGAGGAGATGTTCGCCGCGCTCACGGCCGCCGGGGCACACGTGGCAACGGTGACCTTCCCCGACCTCAGTGTGCTCGTACCGCTCGCCCGACCCGTCGCGCCGCGCATAGCCGACCTCAACGACCGCATCCGCGCCGCGGCCGCCCGCCACCAGGTCGCCGTCGCCGAGACCGCCCGGCCGGTCGCGGTGACCGACCCGCGGATGTGGACCACGGACCGCCTCCACGCCAGCCCCGTCGGCCACGAACGGATCGCCGCCGCCCTCGCCCACGCCGTCGGCCTGCCCGGCAGCGACGACACCTGGACGCACCCTCTGCCACCGCGGCCGGCCGCCCCGGGCGGCTCGACGGTGGCGGCCGAACTGCGCTGGGCGGCCGCGTTCCTCGGCCCCTGGCTGGGCCGTCGGCTGCGCGGCCGCTCCTCCGGTGACGGCCGCACCGCGAAGCGCCCCGCCCTGCTCCCCCTGGCCACTGCCGCCGACCGCGCGGACTCCCCCGGCGCCTGA